A single genomic interval of Mucilaginibacter robiniae harbors:
- a CDS encoding NTP transferase domain-containing protein, translating to MDSKHEKHTKLSRPNTGEFNRHELAILGTTCGNIRNLANIWIQALSRQYRIAFVDADHKAPETDADSALAHGAALEFTDRISYRSFNYQQEFNKFQNQSLFNGQDLVLINGNHFKAQSQIVVVDPIKPLDKKLDKLTQVVLVLLAEGVTTVPEYLQPYTQHIPVLSMNNTEAITGFIRQYITENLPPLYGLVLAGGKSQRMAADKGSIAYFGKSQRLHVHELLSQHCQQVYVSYADEQAIHHDEQLPVVLDTFTGLGPYSGILSAFRTNTNAAWITLACDLPYLSPETLAYLVQHRNSSKIATAFMDAENKFPEPLITIWEPRAYPVLLQFLSQGYSCPRKVLINSDVELLTVPDVRELQNANYPEDRERALQYLQEIKSV from the coding sequence ATGGACAGTAAGCACGAAAAACACACCAAGCTAAGCCGACCTAATACAGGTGAGTTTAACCGCCATGAGCTGGCTATATTAGGTACTACGTGTGGCAACATTCGTAATCTAGCTAATATCTGGATACAGGCTTTATCCCGTCAGTACCGAATCGCCTTTGTGGATGCCGATCATAAAGCACCTGAAACGGATGCTGATTCGGCGTTGGCACATGGTGCCGCTTTGGAGTTTACCGACCGTATTAGCTATCGTAGCTTTAACTACCAGCAGGAGTTTAACAAATTTCAAAATCAAAGCTTATTTAATGGTCAGGATTTGGTGCTGATAAATGGTAATCATTTTAAAGCCCAAAGCCAAATTGTAGTTGTCGATCCAATAAAACCCTTAGATAAAAAGCTGGATAAACTTACCCAGGTAGTTTTGGTGCTACTTGCTGAAGGTGTTACTACAGTGCCCGAATACTTGCAACCCTACACACAGCATATTCCGGTGTTAAGCATGAATAATACGGAGGCTATTACTGGGTTCATCCGTCAATATATAACTGAAAATCTGCCCCCTTTATATGGCTTAGTACTGGCTGGCGGTAAAAGCCAGCGTATGGCCGCCGATAAAGGTAGCATTGCTTATTTTGGTAAAAGCCAGCGCTTACATGTGCATGAATTATTAAGCCAGCATTGTCAACAGGTATATGTATCGTATGCCGATGAGCAGGCTATTCATCATGATGAGCAGTTACCCGTAGTATTAGACACTTTTACCGGCTTAGGGCCTTACAGTGGCATTTTATCAGCCTTCCGCACCAATACCAATGCAGCCTGGATTACCCTGGCTTGCGATCTGCCTTACCTATCACCCGAAACTTTAGCTTATCTGGTGCAGCATCGTAATTCATCTAAAATAGCAACTGCTTTTATGGATGCCGAAAATAAGTTTCCGGAACCGCTAATTACCATTTGGGAACCGCGGGCATACCCGGTATTGCTACAGTTTTTAAGTCAGGGGTATAGCTGCCCGCGTAAGGTACTCATCAATTCGGATGTAGAATTATTAACCGTACCTGATGTACGCGAACTGCAAAATGCCAACTATCCAGAAGACCGGGAGCGGGCCTTGCAGTATTTGCAAGAAATTAAATCTGTGTGA
- the moaC gene encoding cyclic pyranopterin monophosphate synthase MoaC, translated as MSTSEKTFTHINPDTNYPAMVDVSDKQVTKRTARAQSIVILGDEIMRHLAGNDIQTKKGPVFQTAIIAGTMAAKKTSDLIPLCHPLALENCKVEISVNEQQEVVIQCTATITSKTGVEMEALTGASIAALTIYDMCKAFSHDIIIKETKLLQKTGGKSDYGQ; from the coding sequence ATGAGTACATCCGAAAAGACATTTACCCACATCAATCCTGACACCAACTACCCGGCTATGGTAGATGTGAGTGATAAGCAGGTTACCAAACGTACGGCCCGCGCACAAAGCATTGTAATACTGGGCGACGAGATTATGCGCCATTTGGCAGGTAATGATATCCAGACCAAAAAAGGTCCGGTATTTCAAACTGCTATTATAGCCGGTACCATGGCTGCTAAAAAAACGTCGGATCTGATACCGCTATGCCACCCGTTGGCCTTAGAAAACTGTAAAGTGGAAATTAGTGTGAATGAGCAGCAGGAAGTAGTAATTCAATGTACGGCTACTATTACTTCTAAAACGGGTGTAGAAATGGAGGCACTTACCGGAGCCAGCATTGCAGCCTTAACCATATACGATATGTGTAAAGCTTTTTCGCACGATATCATCATTAAAGAAACCAAATTGCTACAAAAAACAGGAGGCAAAAGCGATTATGGACAGTAA
- a CDS encoding retropepsin-like aspartic protease, with the protein MSIVLTVTKTSYAQPAVPFEITSQGHIVVKAKINGVEGNFIFDTGAGLTLVTKNFANKLGTLHKQDGSYTSFRATGEPLTANLYDVESVALGSFTEQHAQLTIFNVNLGPIDGLISLMSFRKQPFTIDYIHKKIIFETDKSLAAIHKKAHVVPLQLEISRDKALDVFAYFTVNNKLTLQFLIDSGSGMNIYRLNTRYITPLGIDTVNATKTTHPSEFNPKVVTAIYNANVQSIVAKSSAAVACQNVKASFIDGLIYDGVVSLNWIGKQITFDLKKQEMLVW; encoded by the coding sequence TTGAGCATAGTACTGACTGTAACAAAAACAAGCTATGCGCAGCCTGCTGTCCCATTCGAAATTACTTCACAAGGTCATATCGTCGTTAAAGCCAAAATAAATGGTGTTGAAGGCAACTTCATATTTGATACAGGTGCAGGCTTAACATTGGTAACTAAAAACTTTGCCAACAAACTGGGAACGTTACACAAGCAGGATGGAAGCTATACCTCTTTCCGGGCCACCGGGGAACCACTTACAGCAAATTTATACGATGTGGAGTCGGTTGCCTTAGGTAGCTTTACCGAACAACATGCGCAGCTAACCATTTTTAATGTGAACTTAGGCCCTATAGACGGATTAATTTCTTTAATGAGCTTCCGTAAGCAGCCCTTTACTATTGATTATATTCATAAGAAAATAATTTTTGAAACCGATAAAAGCTTGGCTGCTATTCATAAAAAGGCGCATGTAGTACCCCTGCAATTAGAGATTTCAAGAGATAAAGCTCTTGATGTATTTGCATATTTTACGGTAAATAACAAGCTAACTCTCCAGTTTTTAATTGATAGCGGTTCCGGTATGAATATATATAGACTCAATACCCGATACATTACCCCGCTGGGCATTGATACAGTAAATGCTACGAAAACTACTCACCCGAGCGAGTTTAACCCTAAAGTAGTAACCGCTATATATAACGCTAATGTGCAATCCATCGTTGCTAAAAGTTCAGCGGCTGTTGCCTGCCAAAATGTAAAAGCTTCATTTATTGATGGACTGATTTATGATGGTGTTGTTTCTTTAAACTGGATAGGCAAGCAAATAACTTTTGATTTGAAAAAGCAGGAAATGCTGGTGTGGTAA
- a CDS encoding xanthine dehydrogenase family protein molybdopterin-binding subunit, whose product MTSNYIGQPVSRVDGRAKVTGQAKYAAEFNVVNGIVYGFVVSSPIAKGKITVVNTRQALAQKGVLQVFTHENVSGLAWFDRSYKDQDSPSDGSPFRAFQSPEIQFSQQPIALVVAETFELARYAAGLIHFEYEVDEKLVAGLEENLDKARKPKTYKVPMAKPRGKAEDAYEQSAVKHHGDYYHGSEHHNPMEMHATTVIYGEDDKLIIYDKTQGVQNSQKYVKNVFGLSTEEARVISPFVGGAFGSGLRPQYQLYMAVLAALELKRSIKVVLTRQQMFSFGHRPATLQKIVMGASEDGKLQSIMNHAYTETSQFEEYTENIVNWSGYLYQCDNVKFDHQIVPQDVYTPLDMRAPGGVTGVYAMEVAVDELAYKAGKDPLDFRILNYAEKDQNDDLPFSSKELRQCYLQGAERFGWSKRNAEPRSMREGHSLIGWGVATGAWEAQQMPVRARALFSIDGKLVVSSATADFGTGTYTSMTQIAADTLGLNIEDVLFKLGDSSMPMSPLSGGSWTASSVGSAVYSVCENVKKKLFSLARKVENSPFANSDTEDVVFDGGRISLKSNPQVYLTMTEVMQKSGTNVIDEDTISLPNMLKQKFYSRYTHSAVFVEVKVDEDLGTIQVSRVVSAVAAGRIINPKTARSQVLGGVVWGIGQALEEDSVLDNRFARFMNHNLAEYHVVVNADVKDIDVIFVEEHDDVVNPLGVKGLGEIGIVGVAAAISNAVYHATGKRVRDLPIHLDKVM is encoded by the coding sequence ATGACCAGTAATTATATAGGCCAACCAGTTAGCCGCGTTGATGGCCGTGCTAAAGTAACCGGACAAGCTAAATATGCTGCCGAGTTTAACGTGGTGAATGGCATTGTATATGGGTTTGTGGTATCCAGCCCTATTGCCAAAGGAAAAATTACAGTTGTAAATACCCGGCAGGCATTAGCTCAAAAAGGCGTACTGCAGGTATTTACGCACGAAAATGTATCAGGCTTAGCTTGGTTTGATCGTAGTTATAAAGATCAGGATTCGCCATCAGATGGTTCGCCATTTCGGGCATTTCAAAGTCCTGAAATACAATTCAGCCAGCAACCTATTGCGCTGGTAGTGGCCGAAACCTTTGAGCTGGCCCGCTATGCTGCCGGTTTAATTCATTTTGAATACGAGGTAGATGAAAAGCTGGTAGCCGGTTTAGAAGAAAACCTGGATAAAGCCCGTAAGCCTAAAACTTATAAAGTACCTATGGCTAAGCCTCGCGGCAAAGCAGAAGATGCTTATGAGCAATCGGCCGTAAAACATCATGGCGACTATTACCACGGCAGTGAACACCATAACCCTATGGAGATGCATGCCACTACTGTAATTTATGGAGAAGATGATAAACTAATTATTTACGACAAAACTCAAGGGGTACAGAATAGTCAGAAGTACGTTAAAAATGTGTTTGGCCTTTCTACGGAAGAAGCCCGGGTAATTTCACCTTTTGTGGGTGGTGCTTTTGGTTCGGGTTTACGGCCGCAATACCAGTTGTATATGGCGGTACTTGCTGCCTTGGAGCTAAAGCGTTCTATTAAGGTAGTGCTTACGCGGCAGCAAATGTTCTCGTTTGGTCATAGGCCGGCTACACTGCAAAAAATTGTAATGGGCGCGTCTGAAGATGGCAAGCTGCAATCGATCATGAACCATGCTTATACCGAAACTTCGCAGTTTGAAGAATATACTGAAAACATCGTAAACTGGTCGGGCTACCTGTACCAGTGCGATAATGTAAAGTTTGATCATCAGATTGTACCGCAGGATGTGTACACCCCTTTGGATATGCGTGCGCCGGGTGGTGTAACCGGTGTATATGCTATGGAAGTAGCCGTAGATGAATTAGCTTACAAAGCCGGTAAAGATCCGCTGGATTTCCGGATATTGAATTATGCCGAAAAAGATCAGAATGATGATTTACCTTTTTCAAGCAAGGAGTTACGTCAATGTTACTTGCAAGGTGCCGAGCGCTTTGGCTGGAGCAAGCGTAACGCCGAGCCGCGCTCTATGCGTGAGGGCCATAGCCTGATTGGCTGGGGGGTAGCTACCGGTGCTTGGGAAGCTCAGCAAATGCCGGTACGGGCACGTGCATTATTTTCTATAGATGGTAAGCTGGTCGTAAGTTCGGCTACTGCTGATTTTGGTACCGGTACTTATACCAGCATGACACAGATTGCAGCTGACACCTTAGGGTTAAACATTGAAGATGTACTCTTTAAACTGGGAGATAGTAGTATGCCAATGTCGCCGTTATCAGGCGGTTCCTGGACGGCATCTTCGGTAGGTTCGGCTGTTTATTCAGTTTGTGAGAATGTAAAAAAGAAGTTATTCAGTTTAGCACGTAAGGTGGAGAATTCACCCTTTGCAAATAGCGATACTGAGGATGTCGTGTTTGATGGTGGCCGTATCAGCCTGAAAAGCAATCCGCAGGTTTATTTAACCATGACCGAGGTTATGCAGAAAAGCGGTACGAACGTAATTGATGAAGATACCATCTCGTTGCCGAATATGCTGAAGCAGAAATTCTATTCACGCTATACGCACTCAGCTGTGTTTGTAGAGGTGAAGGTGGATGAAGATTTAGGTACTATTCAGGTAAGCCGGGTAGTCAGTGCAGTAGCAGCTGGCCGTATCATCAATCCTAAAACAGCTCGCAGTCAGGTATTGGGTGGGGTAGTATGGGGTATAGGTCAGGCGTTGGAAGAAGATTCAGTGCTGGACAACCGCTTTGCCCGTTTCATGAACCACAACCTGGCCGAATACCACGTAGTCGTTAATGCCGATGTTAAAGACATTGACGTGATTTTTGTAGAAGAGCACGATGACGTAGTAAACCCGTTAGGTGTAAAAGGCTTAGGTGAAATTGGTATTGTAGGCGTAGCCGCAGCCATTTCCAACGCTGTTTATCATGCTACGGGCAAGCGAGTTCGCGATTTACCTATCCATCTGGATAAGGTGATGTAA
- a CDS encoding FAD binding domain-containing protein, with the protein MNRFTYVSVTDPQAAIAEMDEHDSPKFIAGGTNLLDLMKENVERPDHLIDINHLAFNKIEDGPDGGLRLGALVTNADTAWNEQVEQRYPLLSKAILAGASAQLRNMATNGGNLMQRTRCYYFYDTATPCNKREPGSGCSAIGGYNRILAILGTSEDCIATHPSDMCVALAALNATVNITGKNGDRSIPFADFHRLPGDRPDLDNTLDAGDIVTSIDLPANGFAKNFEYLKVRDRASYAFALVSVAAALELEGTHIKEARLVLGGVAHKPWRNADAEAVLNGQEATIENFEKAAALVLEGAKGYGDNDFKIELAKRAIVRALKTAAGMEENV; encoded by the coding sequence ATGAATAGATTCACTTACGTCAGTGTAACTGACCCGCAGGCAGCCATTGCAGAAATGGATGAACACGATAGCCCTAAGTTTATTGCCGGCGGCACCAACTTGTTGGATTTAATGAAGGAAAATGTAGAGCGTCCTGATCATTTAATTGATATCAATCATCTGGCTTTTAATAAAATTGAGGACGGTCCTGATGGTGGGCTGCGTTTAGGCGCGCTGGTTACCAACGCTGATACGGCCTGGAATGAGCAGGTAGAGCAGCGTTATCCATTACTTTCCAAAGCCATTCTGGCTGGTGCATCAGCCCAGTTGCGTAATATGGCTACTAATGGTGGTAACCTGATGCAGCGTACCCGTTGTTATTACTTTTATGATACGGCTACTCCCTGCAATAAGCGTGAACCGGGCTCTGGTTGTTCAGCTATTGGCGGCTACAATCGTATTTTAGCTATTTTAGGTACCAGCGAAGATTGCATAGCTACCCATCCGAGTGATATGTGTGTAGCTTTAGCTGCTTTAAATGCTACGGTAAACATCACTGGTAAAAACGGAGATCGTAGTATTCCGTTTGCTGATTTTCATAGGCTACCCGGCGATAGGCCTGACTTAGACAACACTTTAGATGCAGGCGATATTGTTACCTCCATTGATTTACCGGCTAATGGTTTTGCGAAAAATTTTGAATACCTGAAAGTACGCGATCGGGCATCCTATGCTTTTGCCTTAGTATCGGTAGCTGCTGCACTGGAATTAGAAGGTACACATATTAAAGAAGCCCGATTAGTCTTGGGCGGAGTAGCTCATAAACCTTGGCGCAACGCCGATGCTGAAGCGGTGCTGAACGGACAGGAGGCTACAATAGAAAACTTTGAAAAAGCAGCTGCTTTGGTACTGGAAGGTGCCAAAGGGTATGGTGATAACGACTTTAAAATTGAACTGGCCAAACGGGCTATTGTAAGGGCGCTGAAAACAGCTGCCGGAATGGAGGAAAACGTATGA
- a CDS encoding (2Fe-2S)-binding protein, with protein MNNAFEQIQQTPAWPLVHAVPDPELAQTVKLTINGQECHLKIEPWVSLLDALREYIGLTGTKKGCDHGQCGACTVMVDGKRINSCMTLAIMKQGCEITTIEGLTKGDELHPMQEAFIEHDAYQCGYCTPGQICSAVALVKEGKANTRDEISELMSGNICRCGAYTNIVDAIMQAKGVMNNE; from the coding sequence ATGAATAACGCTTTTGAACAAATTCAGCAAACTCCTGCGTGGCCGCTGGTGCATGCTGTGCCCGACCCTGAACTGGCGCAAACAGTTAAGCTCACCATTAACGGGCAAGAATGCCATTTAAAAATTGAGCCTTGGGTTAGTTTACTGGATGCCTTGCGCGAGTATATTGGCCTTACCGGAACTAAGAAAGGTTGCGACCATGGTCAGTGTGGTGCTTGCACCGTGATGGTAGATGGCAAGCGTATTAATTCATGCATGACCCTGGCTATCATGAAGCAAGGTTGCGAAATAACTACTATTGAAGGCCTCACCAAAGGAGATGAGCTGCACCCCATGCAGGAAGCGTTTATTGAACATGATGCCTACCAATGTGGTTACTGTACCCCAGGTCAAATCTGTTCGGCTGTGGCTTTGGTAAAAGAAGGCAAAGCTAATACGCGCGATGAGATTAGCGAACTGATGAGTGGTAACATTTGCCGTTGCGGCGCCTATACCAATATTGTAGATGCCATTATGCAAGCGAAAGGAGTGATGAATAATGAATAG
- a CDS encoding (2Fe-2S)-binding protein, with the protein MEHSEYENQQDNGGQDVPLSGSTRREFLTQIGLASATIAATPLLTQAETVMPESGAAALGTEIVTTHLTINGKAQTLTLDSRVTLLDALRERLALPGSKKGCDHGQCGACTVLIDGKRMNSCLHLAAMCEGAQVVTIEGLANGEQLHPMQEAFIKHDAFQCGYCTPGQICSALGLVKEGHAHTDAEIRESMSGNICRCGAYQHILEAIKEVQQQA; encoded by the coding sequence ATGGAACATTCGGAATACGAAAACCAACAGGATAACGGCGGGCAGGATGTGCCATTGAGTGGTTCAACGCGCCGAGAATTTTTAACCCAAATTGGCTTAGCCAGTGCTACTATAGCTGCCACACCACTCCTTACTCAAGCAGAAACGGTAATGCCTGAAAGTGGTGCAGCAGCCTTGGGCACCGAAATAGTGACTACTCACCTTACTATTAATGGTAAAGCACAAACTTTAACGCTTGACTCGCGTGTTACGTTGCTTGATGCCTTGCGTGAAAGGCTGGCATTGCCCGGTAGTAAAAAAGGCTGCGACCATGGCCAATGCGGCGCTTGTACGGTGCTGATTGACGGTAAGCGCATGAACTCATGCCTGCACCTGGCAGCTATGTGCGAAGGTGCCCAGGTTGTTACCATTGAAGGCTTAGCAAACGGCGAACAACTACACCCCATGCAGGAAGCCTTCATTAAGCATGATGCTTTTCAATGCGGTTATTGCACACCCGGACAAATTTGCTCGGCCTTAGGCTTAGTAAAAGAAGGTCATGCGCATACCGATGCTGAGATCAGGGAATCGATGAGCGGAAACATTTGCCGTTGCGGTGCTTATCAGCATATTCTGGAAGCTATTAAAGAGGTACAACAACAAGCATAG
- a CDS encoding FAD binding domain-containing protein, translated as MNPFKYSRAHDTGAAISQAATTNGAKFIAGGTNIIDLMKLYIENPPALIDINQLNLNKIEVLSNGNVMIGTLVKNSDLAYHPVISQKYPVLSEAILAGASAQLRNAASTGGNLMQRTRCPYFYDTQFPCNKRVPGSGCSAIPGYNRDNAVLGTSDKCIATHPSDMCVAMAALGAIIHVQGPKGTRTIPFADFHLLPGQTPHLEHNLHPGELITSVELPALPFAAKSHYLKARDRASYQFALASAAVALDIQNGTIKAARIALGGVGTKPWRSMAAEQALVGKPAGHKAYQAAAQAALTGAKAYKDNGFKIELAKRTLVQALTKVGGMA; from the coding sequence ATGAATCCATTTAAATACTCCCGCGCCCATGATACTGGAGCAGCCATTAGCCAGGCAGCTACCACCAATGGCGCTAAATTTATAGCTGGCGGCACCAACATCATTGATTTGATGAAGCTTTACATTGAAAACCCGCCAGCGCTGATTGACATCAATCAACTTAACTTGAATAAAATCGAAGTTCTATCTAACGGTAACGTGATGATAGGTACATTGGTTAAGAACAGTGATCTGGCTTATCACCCGGTTATTAGTCAAAAGTATCCGGTATTATCAGAAGCTATACTGGCAGGTGCTTCCGCACAATTACGTAATGCCGCCAGTACTGGAGGTAACCTGATGCAACGTACCCGCTGCCCTTACTTTTACGATACACAATTTCCTTGCAATAAACGCGTACCCGGATCGGGCTGTTCGGCCATACCCGGCTACAACCGTGATAATGCTGTATTAGGCACCAGCGATAAATGTATAGCTACCCACCCCAGTGATATGTGTGTGGCTATGGCGGCTTTAGGTGCTATTATTCACGTACAAGGCCCTAAAGGTACACGGACTATTCCATTTGCTGATTTTCATCTACTACCTGGCCAAACGCCGCATCTGGAACATAACCTACACCCTGGTGAACTCATCACCTCGGTTGAACTACCTGCATTACCTTTTGCAGCCAAATCGCACTACCTGAAAGCACGCGACAGGGCCTCTTACCAATTTGCCTTAGCTTCAGCAGCAGTAGCGTTGGATATACAAAATGGAACCATTAAAGCAGCGCGCATTGCCTTAGGTGGCGTAGGTACTAAACCTTGGAGATCAATGGCAGCCGAACAGGCGCTGGTAGGGAAACCAGCCGGACATAAGGCATACCAGGCAGCAGCACAAGCGGCATTAACCGGCGCTAAAGCTTATAAGGATAACGGATTTAAAATTGAACTGGCTAAACGTACTTTGGTACAAGCCTTAACTAAAGTAGGAGGAATGGCATGA
- a CDS encoding xanthine dehydrogenase family protein molybdopterin-binding subunit: protein MSTPLVGQAVDRVDGRLKVTGAATYAAEFSINNLVHGVAVLSTVTKGHINTINTTLTKKAPGVIDVLTYKNAMQLHFPQGSDPGQGKFAEKDLLPLQSDRIFYDGQFVAVVIAETLEQAQHGASLLQISYDKQEPQFDLHKNMDKAYKPAKGLGGSEVQVKRGDAEQAMQSAAVKVEATYSTPVYHHNAMEPHATIATWEGDKLMVYDATQSVAGSQGLLSQFLSMPKEKVRVISYYIGGGFGSKGFQWPNTVVAAMAAKLVNRPVKLALTRQQVFTTGGRRSQTIQNVALGADASGKLTAIKHASTVETSFVEEFVETAGVATSMLYACPNVDVSHSLVRLNKGTPCPMRAPGEAPGTVSLEIAMDELAYKLNMDPVQLRLINYTDIEPQKNKPFSLKNLKACYQQGADAIGWSSRNPQPRSMREGKYLVGYGMATATYPANRSKSSAKAILYADGHAEFMCATQDIGTGTYTIMTQLAAETLNLPVDKVKVKLGDSDFPQGANSGGSQVTASVGPAIRAAAIGALGKVIEIAIADKSSPLYKHPKENVILKDGKLVLINDNSRGESYTEILGRNNKPQVEAQATTNVSTRETQEANPASGNGGDASQKESEQNPAVQLDQAVDRKKYSFHSFGAHFVKVLVDPELGKVYIDKVVGVMDIGKVMNQKTATNQIMGGQIFAIGMALMEGSEYDPNRGRIVTHDLANYLVPVHGDMGDFTVKFIDQPDTIISPIGSRGIGEIGITGMAAAVVNAVYHATGIRVRDLPVSPEKLLAGLPA from the coding sequence ATGAGCACGCCCTTAGTTGGACAGGCTGTTGACCGTGTTGACGGACGACTTAAAGTAACCGGAGCAGCAACTTACGCTGCTGAATTTTCGATAAATAATTTAGTTCATGGCGTTGCTGTACTGAGTACTGTAACTAAAGGACATATTAATACTATCAATACTACGCTGACTAAAAAAGCGCCCGGGGTTATTGATGTACTCACCTATAAAAATGCGATGCAGCTGCATTTTCCGCAAGGCTCTGATCCTGGGCAGGGTAAGTTTGCCGAAAAAGACCTGCTGCCCCTGCAAAGTGACCGCATTTTTTATGATGGACAGTTTGTGGCCGTAGTCATAGCTGAAACTTTGGAGCAGGCCCAACATGGTGCCAGTTTATTACAAATCAGCTATGATAAGCAAGAGCCACAATTTGACTTGCATAAAAATATGGACAAGGCCTATAAACCGGCTAAAGGTTTAGGCGGATCGGAAGTGCAGGTAAAACGTGGCGATGCTGAACAGGCAATGCAAAGTGCAGCGGTAAAAGTAGAAGCAACTTATAGTACCCCCGTATACCACCATAATGCTATGGAGCCTCATGCTACCATTGCCACTTGGGAAGGTGATAAGCTGATGGTATATGATGCTACCCAATCAGTAGCGGGAAGCCAAGGCTTGCTATCTCAATTTTTAAGTATGCCGAAAGAAAAGGTAAGAGTTATATCTTATTATATTGGTGGGGGCTTTGGTTCAAAAGGATTTCAATGGCCCAACACAGTTGTAGCAGCCATGGCAGCTAAGCTGGTTAACAGGCCCGTAAAGCTGGCATTAACGCGTCAGCAAGTGTTTACTACAGGCGGCAGACGTTCACAAACTATTCAAAACGTAGCGTTAGGTGCTGATGCTAGTGGTAAACTAACGGCTATAAAACATGCATCGACTGTTGAAACTTCTTTTGTAGAAGAATTTGTAGAAACTGCTGGAGTAGCTACCTCCATGTTGTATGCCTGCCCGAATGTGGATGTAAGCCATAGTTTAGTACGTCTGAATAAAGGTACCCCCTGCCCTATGCGTGCCCCTGGCGAGGCGCCCGGCACTGTAAGTTTGGAGATAGCCATGGATGAATTGGCTTATAAGCTGAACATGGACCCTGTACAATTGCGCTTAATCAACTACACGGATATTGAGCCGCAAAAGAATAAGCCATTCTCGCTTAAAAATTTGAAAGCCTGTTACCAGCAGGGAGCAGATGCTATTGGCTGGTCGAGCCGTAACCCACAACCACGTTCTATGCGTGAGGGGAAATATTTGGTAGGTTATGGTATGGCTACGGCTACTTACCCGGCTAACCGCAGTAAATCATCTGCTAAAGCTATCTTATATGCTGATGGGCATGCCGAGTTCATGTGTGCGACTCAAGATATTGGAACCGGTACTTATACCATCATGACCCAGCTTGCAGCCGAAACCTTAAATTTACCAGTAGATAAGGTAAAGGTAAAATTAGGCGACAGCGATTTCCCACAAGGAGCAAATTCCGGTGGTTCGCAGGTGACCGCTAGTGTAGGCCCCGCTATTCGCGCCGCCGCTATTGGCGCCCTAGGAAAAGTGATAGAAATAGCTATTGCTGATAAGAGCTCTCCTTTATACAAGCATCCCAAAGAAAACGTAATATTAAAGGATGGCAAACTGGTTTTGATTAATGATAACAGCAGAGGGGAAAGCTACACAGAAATACTTGGCCGTAACAATAAACCTCAAGTAGAGGCTCAGGCCACCACCAACGTTTCCACGCGTGAAACACAGGAGGCCAATCCGGCAAGTGGTAATGGTGGTGATGCAAGTCAAAAAGAAAGTGAGCAAAATCCGGCAGTGCAGCTAGACCAAGCCGTAGATAGAAAGAAGTATTCTTTTCACTCTTTTGGAGCTCACTTTGTGAAGGTGTTGGTAGACCCGGAACTAGGTAAAGTATATATTGATAAAGTAGTCGGCGTAATGGACATTGGTAAAGTCATGAACCAGAAAACCGCTACCAACCAGATTATGGGTGGACAAATTTTTGCTATAGGCATGGCGTTGATGGAAGGTTCAGAATATGACCCTAATCGTGGACGTATTGTGACGCATGATTTAGCTAACTACCTGGTACCTGTACATGGCGACATGGGAGATTTTACCGTGAAGTTTATAGACCAGCCAGACACCATTATTTCGCCGATTGGTTCACGCGGTATAGGGGAGATAGGGATTACGGGGATGGCGGCAGCGGTGGTGAATGCGGTATACCATGCCACGGGGATCCGGGTACGGGACTTACCGGTGTCACCGGAGAAGCTCTTGGCGGGCCTGCCTGCTTAA